A single region of the Prochlorococcus marinus str. MIT 0917 genome encodes:
- a CDS encoding sodium/glutamate symporter, translating into MSLPFLGLEDLYKTNAIPTLVLSLGLLGIIGILLTLGRRLDSAMKLERFGIPIALLVGALGFLIGPYGPFSLLPERVLDTWMQLPTPLLTLVFATLMLGRPIPRVSVLWKPVASQALLGLLLGFGQYVVGGIIVLSFLLPYLGVDPLMGCIIEVGFEGGHGAAAIMGESFRKLGFPEGLDLGFAMATVGLLASTLLGSGLVVMGRFFGWLVPAEQDIDDDLNDIELEFKPIEQLKLLLYNFALAGLAVLVGIFLLYFLRLSSTYLGEISKQVILAFPVFPLALMGSFFIRFFLEKTGNTKLVSSLFQREIGILSTDLLIITAMAGLNLPLLINYWIPITILAIGGLIWNLAGMLIFSRIFFREEWFERAIAEFGNSTGVAASGLLLLRLADPRNSTNTLPVFSIKQLFLQPLLSGGLITVIAPLFISNFGLKGWTEFCGLISLSLCVIAISLQSKYTKASA; encoded by the coding sequence ATGAGTCTGCCTTTTTTAGGTTTAGAAGACCTATATAAAACCAATGCAATCCCAACATTAGTCCTCTCATTGGGTTTGCTTGGAATTATAGGGATTCTTTTAACCCTTGGTAGAAGATTGGATTCTGCGATGAAGTTGGAAAGATTTGGTATTCCAATAGCCCTTTTAGTAGGAGCATTAGGTTTTTTAATTGGTCCTTATGGACCTTTTTCATTATTACCAGAAAGGGTTCTGGATACCTGGATGCAATTACCAACTCCATTGCTTACTTTAGTCTTTGCAACCTTAATGCTTGGAAGACCTATTCCAAGAGTTAGTGTTTTATGGAAACCAGTAGCCTCACAGGCATTGTTGGGACTTTTACTTGGCTTTGGTCAATATGTTGTCGGAGGTATAATTGTGTTGTCATTTCTACTTCCTTATCTAGGAGTAGACCCACTAATGGGATGCATTATTGAAGTTGGCTTTGAAGGAGGACATGGAGCTGCAGCAATAATGGGAGAAAGTTTTAGGAAGTTAGGCTTTCCTGAAGGATTAGACCTCGGATTTGCAATGGCAACTGTAGGGCTACTTGCGTCTACTTTGTTAGGGAGTGGACTAGTTGTTATGGGTAGATTTTTTGGATGGCTAGTACCTGCTGAACAAGACATTGATGATGATTTAAATGACATTGAGTTGGAATTTAAACCAATTGAACAACTTAAATTGCTTTTATATAATTTTGCTTTAGCAGGACTAGCAGTGTTGGTTGGCATCTTTTTACTATATTTTTTAAGGCTATCTTCTACATATTTGGGAGAAATAAGTAAGCAAGTGATATTAGCTTTCCCGGTATTTCCTTTGGCTTTAATGGGATCATTTTTTATAAGATTTTTCTTAGAAAAAACTGGAAATACAAAATTAGTCTCATCACTTTTTCAGCGTGAAATTGGCATACTTTCAACAGATTTACTTATCATTACCGCCATGGCAGGATTAAATTTACCGTTATTGATTAACTATTGGATCCCTATTACTATTTTAGCCATTGGTGGATTGATTTGGAATCTTGCTGGGATGTTGATTTTTTCTAGGATATTTTTTAGAGAAGAGTGGTTTGAAAGAGCAATAGCAGAGTTTGGAAATTCAACTGGAGTTGCAGCTAGTGGACTATTACTTTTGAGATTGGCTGATCCTAGAAATTCTACTAATACCCTACCTGTGTTTTCTATAAAGCAATTATTTCTTCAACCACTTCTTTCTGGAGGCCTAATTACTGTAATAGCTCCTTTGTTTATTAGTAATTTTGGGCTTAAAGGGTGGACAGAATTTTGTGGATTAATTTCATTGTCTTTATGCGTAATCGCAATATCTTTGCAGTCAAAATATACAAAAGCATCAGCATGA
- a CDS encoding chlorophyll a/b binding light-harvesting protein: protein MQTYGNSAVTYGWWAGNSGVTNRSGKFIAAHAAHTGLIAFWAGAFTLFELARFDPSVPMGHQPLIALPHLAALGIGFDETGAFVGGSAVVAVAVCHLVGSMAYGAGGLMHSLLFSSDMQESSVPQARKFKLEWDNPDNQTFILGHHLIFFGVACIWFVEWARIHGIYDPAIGAIRPVEYDLNLSHIWDHQFDFLTIDSLEDVMGGHAFLAFLEITGGAFHIATKQVGEYTKFKGAGLLSAEAILSWSLAGIGWMAVVAAFWSATNTTVYPVEWFGEPLALKFGISPYWIDTVDLPNGAHTSRAWLANVHYYFGFFFIQGHLWHALRAMGFDFKRVTGALSNLDTASVSLK, encoded by the coding sequence ATGCAGACCTATGGAAATTCAGCAGTCACCTACGGGTGGTGGGCTGGTAACTCAGGGGTCACCAACCGTTCAGGCAAATTTATTGCTGCTCATGCCGCTCATACCGGTTTGATTGCTTTCTGGGCTGGTGCCTTCACGTTATTTGAATTGGCTAGATTTGACCCTTCCGTACCAATGGGTCATCAGCCTTTAATTGCGCTTCCTCATTTAGCAGCTTTGGGTATTGGTTTCGATGAAACTGGAGCCTTTGTTGGTGGAAGTGCGGTTGTTGCAGTCGCTGTGTGTCATCTAGTTGGATCCATGGCTTATGGGGCAGGTGGATTGATGCATTCTCTTCTTTTTTCGAGTGACATGCAGGAATCTTCTGTGCCACAGGCCAGAAAATTCAAGCTTGAATGGGACAACCCAGATAACCAGACTTTCATCCTTGGACATCATTTGATTTTCTTCGGTGTAGCTTGTATTTGGTTTGTTGAATGGGCGCGAATTCATGGGATCTACGATCCTGCTATTGGTGCTATTCGTCCGGTTGAATACGACCTTAACTTGAGTCATATCTGGGATCATCAGTTTGACTTCTTAACTATCGATAGTTTGGAAGATGTTATGGGAGGTCATGCTTTCTTGGCTTTCTTAGAAATTACTGGTGGTGCTTTCCATATCGCTACTAAGCAAGTTGGAGAATATACGAAGTTCAAAGGAGCTGGGCTTCTTTCTGCAGAAGCTATTCTTTCTTGGTCACTAGCTGGTATTGGCTGGATGGCAGTGGTCGCAGCATTCTGGAGTGCAACAAATACCACTGTTTACCCTGTTGAATGGTTTGGAGAACCATTAGCACTTAAATTTGGAATTTCTCCTTATTGGATCGACACTGTTGATCTTCCAAATGGAGCTCATACTTCTCGTGCTTGGCTAGCTAATGTTCATTACTACTTTGGATTTTTCTTTATTCAAGGTCATTTATGGCATGCTCTAAGAGCAATGGGATTTGATTTTAAACGAGTAACTGGTGCCTTAAGTAATCTTGATACTGCTTCAGTATCATTAAAATAG
- a CDS encoding nucleotide sugar dehydrogenase produces MSSIRIQKICCIGAGYVGGPTMSVIADKCPDIEVRVVDINKERIDAWNDSDLNKLPIFEPGLDRIISRTRGRNLFFSTEMEKAISDADMIFISVNTPTKTKGLGAGQASDLSWVEASARQVAKYAKGHTIVIEKSTLPVRTAQAIKEILKTTNKDSQKNEISKTFSVLSNPEFLSEGTAINDLEKPDRVLIGGENYDAVDALAKIYLNWVPSEQIICTNLWSSELSKLAANAFLAQRISSINSISAFCEATGADIQEVAKAIGTDKRIGNQFLSAGPGFGGSCFKKDILNLVYLSGYFGLPEVANYWNQVVMLNTWQQDRIYKIVLEKLFGTVNGKNIAILGFSFKANTNDTRESPAIRISSDLIEEGAFLSIYDPKVSVERIEEDFEKFSFNNQGIWKMANSIPEALENVDAVLILTAWDEFFGLDWNYLATLMRSPAWVFDTRSVVNRQEIENTGINLWKLGEGN; encoded by the coding sequence ACGAATTGATGCATGGAATGATTCAGATCTCAATAAATTGCCAATATTTGAACCTGGATTAGATCGGATAATTTCAAGAACAAGAGGACGAAACCTTTTCTTTAGTACAGAAATGGAAAAGGCTATATCTGATGCTGATATGATTTTTATATCAGTTAATACTCCAACAAAAACAAAAGGTCTTGGAGCAGGACAAGCGAGTGATCTTAGTTGGGTTGAAGCTAGTGCGAGGCAAGTAGCTAAATATGCAAAAGGACACACTATAGTAATTGAAAAAAGTACTCTTCCAGTTCGTACGGCACAAGCAATAAAAGAGATACTAAAGACGACAAATAAAGATAGTCAAAAGAATGAAATTTCAAAAACTTTTTCTGTTTTATCGAACCCTGAATTTTTGTCTGAAGGCACTGCAATTAATGACTTAGAAAAACCTGATAGGGTTTTAATTGGTGGAGAGAACTATGACGCTGTAGATGCATTGGCTAAAATTTATTTGAATTGGGTTCCTTCTGAACAAATAATTTGTACTAATTTATGGAGCAGCGAGCTTTCAAAATTAGCTGCTAATGCATTCCTAGCCCAGCGAATTAGTTCTATAAATTCTATTTCAGCCTTCTGTGAAGCTACTGGAGCTGATATTCAGGAAGTTGCAAAAGCAATAGGAACAGATAAAAGGATAGGTAATCAATTTCTTAGTGCAGGACCTGGTTTTGGTGGAAGCTGCTTTAAAAAGGATATTTTGAATTTAGTTTATTTAAGTGGATATTTTGGTTTGCCAGAGGTTGCTAATTACTGGAATCAAGTTGTGATGCTTAATACTTGGCAGCAAGATAGGATTTATAAAATTGTCCTAGAGAAGCTTTTTGGTACTGTTAATGGAAAAAATATAGCAATACTCGGTTTCTCTTTTAAAGCAAACACCAATGATACAAGAGAATCTCCTGCGATAAGAATTTCCAGTGACCTAATCGAAGAAGGAGCGTTTTTATCAATTTATGACCCTAAGGTTTCAGTTGAGAGAATAGAGGAAGATTTTGAAAAATTTTCATTTAATAATCAAGGAATTTGGAAAATGGCCAATTCCATTCCAGAAGCATTGGAAAATGTTGACGCGGTTTTAATTCTTACTGCATGGGATGAATTCTTTGGCCTTGATTGGAATTATTTAGCTACTTTGATGAGATCACCAGCTTGGGTTTTTGATACAAGATCGGTTGTAAATCGACAAGAAATTGAGAATACAGGCATAAATCTGTGGAAGCTTGGTGAGGGGAACTAA
- a CDS encoding TIGR02450 family Trp-rich protein: MIWPPVKAWTSKAYIDGQVHFVAINYGGELPSRWVILMSVLDSTVVVKVPWSQLVDLSNWEPGWDEINHREPSKLVNNKSFVKTNDFFNPSFDSGLTIPISENIIRPWFKQV; this comes from the coding sequence ATGATTTGGCCTCCAGTAAAAGCATGGACGAGTAAGGCTTACATTGATGGACAAGTCCATTTTGTTGCAATAAATTATGGTGGAGAATTGCCAAGCAGATGGGTTATTTTGATGTCTGTACTTGACTCGACTGTGGTTGTGAAAGTCCCGTGGTCTCAATTGGTTGATTTATCTAATTGGGAACCTGGATGGGATGAAATAAATCATAGAGAACCTTCTAAATTAGTTAATAATAAAAGTTTTGTGAAAACTAATGACTTTTTCAATCCATCTTTTGATTCTGGTTTGACAATACCTATAAGTGAAAATATTATTAGGCCTTGGTTTAAGCAGGTTTGA